From Cygnus atratus isolate AKBS03 ecotype Queensland, Australia chromosome 1, CAtr_DNAZoo_HiC_assembly, whole genome shotgun sequence, the proteins below share one genomic window:
- the ADAMTS1 gene encoding LOW QUALITY PROTEIN: A disintegrin and metalloproteinase with thrombospondin motifs 1 (The sequence of the model RefSeq protein was modified relative to this genomic sequence to represent the inferred CDS: inserted 1 base in 1 codon), whose amino-acid sequence MRTGGRPLGVLVPAVPVLLAVLVALGPCSAEPPTTARQALVRPRRLGAAGGRERFRLDAFGERLTLELEPDSSFLAPDFTLQYLGGPPPSPSPSSPPPGDDLSRCFYAGTVNRDPGSAAALSLCAGMRGAFSLRGRQYLIQPAPGVGHRLGVHLLRRRRGTRRRDPAAAAARCAVAEPGAEEPDPEGPADAETRSKRKKRFVSSPRYVETMLVADQSMAEFHGSGLKHYLLTLFSVAAKLYKHPSIRNSISLVVVKIIVIYEERKGPDISSNAALTLRNFCSWQKQHNPPSDRHAEHYDTAILFTRQDLCGAKTCDTLGMADVGTVCDLNRSCSIIEDDGLQAAFTTAHELGHVFNMPHDDAKQCAGINGISRDFHMMASMLSNLDRSQPWSPCSAYMITTFLDNGHGECLLDKPHKPIQLPSDLPGTLYDANRQCQFTFGDESKHCPDAASTCTTLWCTGTSGGLLVCQTKHFPWADGTSCGEGKWCMNGKCVNKTEKKHYDTPVHGSWGSWGAWGECSRTCGGGVQYSFRECDNPVPRNGGKYCEGKRVQYRSCNIEDCPDNDGKTFREEQCEKHNEFSKSPFGSGPAVEWTPKFAGVSPKDRCKLVCRAKGTGYFFVLQPKVVDGTPCSPDSTSVCVQGQCVKAGCDRMIGSNKKFDKCGICGGNGSTCKKVSGTLVRAKPGYHDVVTIPAGATNIEVKQRNHRGARHDGSFLAIKAADGTYILNGDYTLSTLEQDITYKGSVLRYSGSSAALERIRSFSPLKEPLTIQVLTVGDLPQPKIKFTYFVKKPAQPGSEKVPSKKKESFNAIKEIISSEWVIEEWGECSKSCGSGWQRRAVECRDXRGRPAADCAQELKPSDIRPCADVPCPQWQLGDWSPCSKTCGKGFKKRLLKCISYDGSMLPQESCEPSKKPKHLIDFCNVTDCS is encoded by the exons ATGAGGACCGGGGGGCGCcctctgggggtgctggtgccGGCAGTGCCGGTGTTACTGGCCGTACTGGTGGCGCTGGGGCCGTGCAGCGCCGAGCCCCCTACCACCGCCCGCCAGGCGCTGGTGCGGCCACGGCGCctgggggctgccggcggccgGGAGCGGTTCCGCCTGGACGCCTTCGGGGAGCGACTGACGCTGGAGCTGGAGCCCGACAGCAGCTTCCTGGCCCCGGACTTCACCCTGCAGTATCTGGGGGGGCCGCCGCCCTCCCCCTCGCCCTCCTCTCCGCCGCCGGGGGACGACCTCTCCCGCTGCTTCTACGCCGGCACCGTCAACCGGGACccgggctccgccgccgccctcAGCCTGTGCGCGGGGATGCGCGGAGCCTTCTCGCTCCGGGGCCGCCAATACCTCATCCAGCCGGCCCCCGGCGTCGGGCACCGCCTCGGCGTCCACCTCCTCCGTCGCCGTCGAGGGACCCGACGGAGAgatccagcagcagctgccgcCCGCTGCGCCGTGGCCGAGCCGGGGGCGGAGGAGCCGGATCCGGAGGGGCCCGCAG ATGCAGAAACGaggagcaaaaggaaaaagcgGTTTGTGTCCAGCCCTCGCTACGTGGAGACCATGCTGGTGGCCGACCAGTCCATGGCCGAGTTCCACGGCAGTGGCCTGAAGCACTACCTCCTGACGCTGTTCTCCGTGGCAGCCAAACTCTACAAGCACCCCAGCATCCGCAACTCTATCAGCCTGGTGGTGGTGAAGATCATAGTCATCTACGAGGAGCGGAAGGGACCTGACATCTCTTCCAATGCCGCCCTGACTTTGCGAAACTTCTGCAGCTGGCAAAAGCAGCACAACCCGCCAAGTGACCGGCATGCAGAGCACTACGACACGGCAATCCTCTTCACCAGGCAG gaccTCTGCGGTGCCAAGACATGTGATACTCTTGGGATGGCCGATGTGGGAACAGTTTGTGATCTAAACCGCAGTTGCTCTATCATCGAAGACGACGGCTTACAGGCTGCCTTTACAACAGCCCACGAGCTAG gccacGTGTTTAACATGCCTCATGACGATGCAAAGCAGTGTGCTGGTATTAATGGAATAAGCCGGGATTTCCACATGATGGCATCTATGCTTTCCAATCTGGATCGCAGCCAGCCTTGGTCTCCGTGTAGTGCCTACATGATTACAACATTTTTGGATAATGGTCATG ggGAGTGTTTGTTGGACAAGCCCCACAAACCGATCCAGCTTCCTTCTGACTTGCCTGGCACGTTGTACGATGCCAACAGGCAGTGCCAGTTCACTTTTGGAGATGAGTCCAAGCACTGCCCTGATGCAGCCAGTACGTGTACAACGTTGTGGTGTACCGGCACTTCGGGAGGACTGCTTGTGTGCCAAACTAAACACTTCCCGTGGGCGGACGGCACCAGTTGTGGAGAAGGGAAATGGTGCATGAATGGCAAGTGTGTGAATAAAACTGAGAAGAAGCATTATGAT ACCCCGGTGCATGGgagctgggggtcctggggagcATGGGGAGAGTGCTCCCGGACCTGCGGCGGTGGAGTGCAGTACTCCTTCAGGGAATGCGACAACCCCGTCCCGAGGAACGGGGGGAAATACTGCGAAGGGAAGCGGGTGCAATACAGGTCGTGTAACATTGAGGACTGTCCAGATAATgatg gcaAAACCTTTAGAGAGGAACAATGTGAAAAGCATAATGAGTTTTCCAAGTCTCCCTTTGGAAGCGGACCTGCAGTGGAGTGGACACCCAAGTTTGCTGGTGTCTCTCCAAAGGACAGATGCAAGCTGGTGTGCCGAGCAAAAGGAACGGGATATTTCTTCGTTCTACAGCCAAAG GTTGTGGATGGTACCCCTTGTAGCCCTGATTCCACCTCGGTCTGCGTCCAGGGACAGTGTGTAAAGGCTGGCTGTGACCGTATGATAGGGTCCAACAAGAAGTTTGACAAATGCGGCATCTGCGGTGGCAATGGATCCACATGCAAGAAAGTGTCTGGCACACTTGTGAGAGCAAA ACCGGGCTACCACGATGTCGTCACCATTCCAGCCGGGGCAACGAACATCGAGGTGAAGCAGCGAAACCACCGGGGTGCCAGACACGACGGCAGCTTCCTGGCCATCAAAGCCGCGGATGGCACCTACATCCTCAATGGCGACTACACCCTGTCAACGCTGGAGCAGGACATCACCTACAAGGGCAGTGTGCTGAGGTACAGCGGCTCCTCCGCTGCCCTGGAGAGGATCCGCAGTTTCAGCCCTCTGAAGGAGCCTCTGACCATCCAGGTCCTCACGGTGGGGGACCTGCCGCAGCCCAAGATCAAGTTCACCTATTTTGTGAAGAAGCCTGCTCAGCCTGGGTCAGAGAAGGTGCCCAGTAAGAAGAAAGAGTCCTTCAATGCCATCAAGGAGATCATCTCTTCCGAGTGGGTCATCGAGGAGTGGGGCGAGTGCTCCAAGTCCTGCGGCTCGGGCTGGCAGCGGCGGGCTGTGGAGTGCCGGG CCCGGGGACGGCCAGCCGCCGACTGCGCCCAGGAGCTGAAGCCCAGCGACATCCGTCCCTGCGCTGATGTCCCCTGCCCACAGTGGCAGCTGGGGGACTGGTCGCCCTGCTCTAAGACGTGCGGGAAAGGTTTCAAGAAGAGATtgttgaaatgtatttcttacgACGGCAGCATGCTGCCGCAAGAAAGCTGTGAGCCTTCCAAGAAACCAAAACACCTGATAGACTTCTGCAACGTTACGGACTGCAGTTAA